One genomic region from Streptomyces sp. NBC_01304 encodes:
- a CDS encoding MFS transporter: protein MANQRTPGGLGRIVAASLIGTTIEWYDFFLYGSAAALVFNTLFFPDSDPLVGTLLAFLTYAIGFAARPLGGLVFGHFGDRIGRKKLLVLSLMMMGGATFAMGLLPTHSSIGVGAPVLLTVLRLIQGFALGGEWGGAVLIVSEHGGDEHRGFWASWPQAGAPGGNMLATGVLALLAAVQSEETFLAWGWRVPFLLSGVLVVIGLWIRVSVSESPVFLEAQAKAQAKAEEKAAAGVKEQTPIVEVFRHNWRGVLTAIGTRLGENVSYYILTAFLLVYVTTHLELPKSTALNAVLIGSAVHFVTIPAWGALSDRIGRRPVTLIGSIGMAAWAFAFFALLDSKSFAVITLAVTVGLLLHGAMYGPQAAFISEMFDTEVRYSGASMGSQLASIIGGALAPIVAVELLKDYGSATPVSLYLCVTVVITTVAVFVAKETRGRSLTRRRAAPADASVGAASAKIGT from the coding sequence ATGGCCAACCAGCGCACCCCGGGCGGTCTCGGCCGCATCGTCGCCGCCAGCCTGATCGGCACCACCATCGAGTGGTACGACTTCTTCCTCTACGGCTCCGCGGCCGCGCTCGTCTTCAACACCCTGTTCTTCCCGGACAGCGACCCCTTGGTCGGTACGCTGCTCGCCTTCCTCACCTACGCCATCGGCTTCGCCGCCCGGCCGCTCGGCGGGCTCGTCTTCGGCCACTTCGGAGACCGGATCGGCCGCAAGAAGCTGCTCGTGCTCAGCCTGATGATGATGGGCGGCGCGACCTTCGCCATGGGCCTGCTGCCCACCCACTCCTCGATCGGCGTGGGCGCCCCGGTCCTGCTCACGGTGCTCCGCCTGATCCAGGGCTTCGCCCTCGGCGGGGAATGGGGCGGTGCGGTGCTGATCGTCTCCGAGCACGGCGGCGACGAGCACCGCGGCTTCTGGGCCTCCTGGCCGCAGGCCGGCGCCCCGGGCGGAAACATGCTGGCCACCGGCGTACTCGCGCTCCTCGCGGCCGTCCAGTCGGAGGAGACCTTCCTGGCCTGGGGCTGGCGCGTCCCGTTCCTGCTCTCCGGGGTGCTCGTCGTGATCGGGCTGTGGATACGCGTATCGGTGTCGGAGTCCCCGGTCTTCCTGGAGGCCCAGGCCAAAGCCCAGGCCAAGGCCGAGGAGAAGGCGGCGGCGGGCGTCAAGGAGCAGACACCGATCGTCGAGGTGTTCCGGCACAACTGGCGCGGCGTACTGACGGCGATCGGCACCCGGCTCGGCGAGAACGTCTCGTACTACATCCTCACCGCGTTCCTCCTGGTGTACGTCACCACCCATCTGGAACTGCCCAAGAGCACCGCCCTGAACGCGGTACTGATCGGCTCCGCGGTGCACTTCGTCACCATCCCGGCCTGGGGTGCGCTGTCCGACCGGATCGGCAGGCGTCCGGTGACGCTGATCGGCTCGATCGGCATGGCGGCGTGGGCGTTCGCCTTCTTCGCGCTGCTCGATTCCAAGTCCTTCGCGGTGATCACCCTCGCGGTCACCGTGGGACTGCTGCTGCACGGCGCGATGTACGGGCCGCAGGCGGCCTTCATCTCGGAGATGTTCGACACCGAGGTCCGCTACTCGGGTGCCTCCATGGGCTCGCAGCTGGCGTCCATCATCGGCGGCGCGCTCGCCCCGATCGTCGCCGTCGAACTGCTCAAGGACTACGGCTCCGCCACCCCGGTCTCCCTCTACCTCTGCGTCACGGTGGTGATCACCACGGTGGCCGTGTTCGTGGCCAAGGAGACCCGGGGCCGCAGCCTCACCCGGCGCCGTGCCGCCCCCGCCGACGCGTCGGTGGGCGCCGCCTCGGCGAAGATCGGAACCTGA
- a CDS encoding 3-hydroxybutyrate dehydrogenase, with the protein MTSGYTRDLTGRTALVTGAGSGIGRACATALAAAGAAVHVVDLDADSAKIVAADIGGTAHHTDLADTAAIGALPTGIDILVNNAGLQHVAPIEEFPAERFDLIQKVMVTAPFLLLKQTLPHMYAQGWGRVVNVSSVHGLRASAFKSAYVTAKHALEGLSKVTALEGATHGVTSNCLNPAYVRTPLVERQIAAQAEVHGIDPDEVISDVLLKNSAVKRLIEPHEVAAAALWLCGPHSGFVTGASLPLDGGWTAG; encoded by the coding sequence ATGACAAGCGGATACACACGCGACCTGACAGGTCGCACAGCCCTGGTGACCGGTGCCGGCAGCGGCATCGGGCGAGCCTGCGCGACGGCCCTGGCCGCCGCGGGGGCGGCGGTGCACGTGGTGGACCTGGACGCGGATTCGGCCAAGATCGTGGCCGCCGACATCGGCGGCACGGCACATCACACGGACCTCGCCGACACCGCGGCGATCGGGGCCCTGCCCACCGGGATCGACATCCTGGTCAACAACGCCGGGCTCCAACACGTCGCGCCCATCGAGGAGTTCCCCGCCGAGCGGTTCGACCTGATCCAGAAGGTGATGGTCACCGCGCCCTTCCTGCTCCTGAAGCAGACCCTGCCGCACATGTATGCCCAGGGGTGGGGTCGCGTGGTCAACGTCTCCAGCGTGCACGGCCTGCGGGCCAGCGCCTTCAAGTCCGCCTACGTCACCGCGAAGCACGCCCTGGAGGGGCTGAGCAAGGTCACCGCCCTGGAGGGCGCGACGCACGGCGTGACCAGCAACTGCCTCAACCCCGCCTACGTACGCACCCCGTTGGTCGAGCGGCAGATCGCCGCCCAGGCCGAGGTGCACGGCATCGACCCCGACGAGGTGATCTCCGATGTGCTGCTGAAGAACTCCGCCGTCAAGCGGCTCATCGAACCGCACGAGGTCGCGGCCGCCGCGCTGTGGCTGTGCGGCCCGCACAGCGGCTTCGTCACCGGCGCCTCGCTGCCCCTGGACGGAGGCTGGACCGCCGGCTGA